A segment of the Arachis hypogaea cultivar Tifrunner chromosome 5, arahy.Tifrunner.gnm2.J5K5, whole genome shotgun sequence genome:
cgggtctttcacagtgcccggccacacttatgacatagggtcaaaagagaatcaagtctcaacctggagcacgtggtggctagccactgctactacccagggaaactcgtatctccgatagtggaagtgcaaatcacaattatcaataattcagcataaacatgcatgaattctcatccatggatcaacatccatatcagccattccggctcacggttaaatccataaccagccaatattcatagcatatacagctattccggctcacggttcaatccagaaccagccaatattcatagcatacacagctattccggctcacggttcaatccagaaccagccaattcataaacaattacggcccttcggccaatggcataacaagcacttccaccaccatcctccacatctcacataatcatcaatgatcctcattgattattcattttccccttgcttcactcgcaagttacctcattcactagcccttctctcatagctaggcatatcataatgatttaagatataagtggtgagatcggaggcttagaagtatgaaatttggcttttaaaactcaaaaatcaactttgggatgaaaacaggtccgcgcgtacgcgcacgcttggatggcctcaaaaacttcatcgacgcgcaagcgtcatgcacgctaacgcgtggtttaaacatttgccaatcgacgcgtacgcgtcaaccacgcgtacgcgtgggtgtcctcgtgccccaggcacaacactggcaccgttctggcataactctcgggaaaatggctgggcattgggtgcagcaccatcggcgcgcccgcgcacatcacgcccacgcgtggatggcattttcgggaagaacggcgcgcacgcgccaagtgcgcccacgcgcaaggggtcattctgctaaaaattttctaagttaaaagctgcagaattcaccaatttaaaccccaatcttccaacggacataactttctcattttaaatcgtttttcacccgttcttcgaacggcatggacatcccggatccaatttcatttctaaatagatttggcacaaaacagagatccgtagtccaagttatgtcccaccaaagtatgcccaaaaaccatatttttcataaaaaccacaaagtgccattttcaaaacaagccatatccaactcttttcaaaatcaaccaaaacatgccattttcatcccttttctttgaaatcaatcaaaatatatcaatttcaacatcaagcctcctcaactcacacattgagactttaccacattttacaaaatcactatctcatcattttaacccacttcacccaagtggctcaaactcaaacatattgacatatcatatactcttcctcatgccaaatccaacaacaccaatcccaataattcattattatacacaatcaacatcatgctcaccataaacatggttcaacccacaattcaaccataaccaatcatcaagcatatatcacaacatgcatatttctcatacatcataccaccaaggcatcattaatcatcatcatatatatgaccacatcatatatctcaatcattcaacaacatcaacatttcaatgcctatcttagggcctctagtctaagtatttcctaccacattacatattagatacgggaaaccgaaaccataccttagccgattttcccaagctccaccggagcacttctaaaccacttatccacaagctctcaaggcctcaacacctccaagaacagatttttcaccaccaagccctttccaagcttttcaaaatcaccaaatcaagcaccaatattcacatatacacaacctaagccacaatcatcatacccatacacaacatctcaaaacccaaacatcataaaacaacaaaatacactagggttgagaatcttaccacacccaaggtccaaggagacaagattaaccttctccttcaagagagtcgggtcctataacatcaaagaacccaaaatcttaaCATTTCacccataaaactcgaaaataagggctgagatttcgaacagaaacttgtggcttacctcaagattgattgtatgggttttgtagagctctccgcggtgaacgcgtggccgcaaacggggcgacaatcggagctctagatcaaaagttatggtggtttgaagatcaagtgagagatagaggtttgagagagtgtttttcccccatttcctctcttttcagcgtgtttggtgttgtgtgaggagagagagtgctgaaaactagggttttggttaagttatgttgggccaaggatccactttgggtccaattggcccggtttggcccgttcggtccaatcttggtccgaattctataaaattggtaccaaaattctcgtctcaatctcctctatcacatttagccacaaaaatcacattttaggctttctagaataaattctcatttatgggttaattagccgttaattaaccgggttttacaagcGATGTAAGTTAATGGATAGAAAGTCCTTAAGCACGTCTGTgaccctttttatttctttaaattattCACCTTACGGATTTGTAAATTAAAGGAAGTTTCTTTATGCcctttttaaagtaaaatttttcaTAAAGTTTTTTCaaagtattatttttaaaaagaaactgTGTTTTTAATGATGGTATTTCCTTCCCTTCTGAAAACCTGCGAGGACGATATTTTCACTCCCTACATCTTTTCTTTTTCAGTGACAGGTTCAAAAAGCTCTGACATAAAGGCGTGACCAAACTACAGagctttatgtatatatatatatatatatatatatatatatagctctgtAGTTTAGTTTAgtcttaaattttctttttcctcttgtcatttattattttggtaattagaggggtaggacttctatttttgaaattttgaatggaTTTATTTAGTTAATATTATATGAATATAATTATGTGATTAAGTGGTTTAAAGTAAAGATTTTTCGATTTCTTAAGTAAAAATTTGATTTGTATTCGCGaaagctcaatattaaataaatatagtatgaaaTTAAAGGAGTAGAGGTAGGTAATACCTGAACTTTTAGTGCATTCATGAGATGGAAAAAGTTAGGGTATAATCCAATTTTTAACACCTTACCTCCTGGAGAAGCCATTTGAATCGAGACTTTCATTCTTTTATCACCATTGATTAGAACTCTATATTTAAAGATTCTGTATTCTTTTTCAGAGAAAAAAATCAATATTAATAATCTCattaattttcttactcaatttaCGGCCAATTtcattagttttgaatttttttagaagCTCTCAGAATCAAATCTAAATGGAAAAAGAACAAATTTCATTGTAGTCCATTTTCGAACATGTATAACAAAATTCTTAAAGAGTAATGAGAATTCCTTCTTATCTTTGAGAATATTTAAAGTCGTTCTCAAAGATGAATTAGAATTGGTTTGATCATAATTCTACTTATCTAAATCCATTCGACTTCCTTCATATAACTTTCAATGTATTTTTAATGGTtcctattaaaaaatattttgtcagCAAATACAAGATTAAATAGACTTTTAGTATATATCAATTCCTTCTTTTAGAGAAGTCTTTCTTTGTCacaaatactaatttttttctcttctttcatattttttggatttgaatgtggatttcttttttcttttgaatttatgATACGAatgagaatataataatagttgagtgagagaaagataaaaaaaataaaaaaataaaaaaataaaaaaataaaaaaataaaaaaaattataaagaataaatttaaataaaaaaataatttaaaaaaataaaaagagaattagagaattaaagttaaaaaaaaagcaaAGCAAAAAAAATTCTTTGGACACAGACAAATTCTAGTAGGATAATTTAAAAGCCGTATTAGCCTATTAggtcacaaattttttttatcgtAAATAGTTATTTACTCTTCAATAATTTTGTTAAGAAGAATGTTAGAGggccagtaatttttgtgatttgtaaccactaaatagtcatcaataataattttaatggtataaaattaaTGTCAGATTTTATCTAATGACTTAATTTTTTTTGCTAGTTATATGCTgatcagaatttaacaaagttgctgtccctagactttttcttttgttaaaattCATTTTTGTACAGTGGTaggcttttttgttttttgttcgtGGTTAGTTTTGTATTCTTCAAACTCTGACGGCAAAAACGCTTATTTACAGAGTGGAGACTGGAGACTGAACAccgcctaaagaagagaatgaacagCAAGGTGTTTCCTCgggtttcttcttccttttagTTCTTGACTTTGTTGCCAAACTCCCTAAGCTGAAAACGACACTGCCGTCTCGTGCTGAAAAGTGAAAACCATAAACGTCAATGGTGAGTGACAAGACAGTGTTGGCCGTGATCAGGGCGTCGAGGCCCACCTTCCGCAACCAAAACGACAAAATCGCCTTTGCCGTTCACTCCTCCTTCCTCGCCTCCGGTTACGTCCTCACCGCCACTGGTTCCCAAGCCCTCTCCGACACTGCGCTTTCCAATTCTTCCAACGGTAGAaccctttctatatatatatatatatattctttattttttcggaaaatttggaattttcatttttgcgatgcgttttttattttttgtgtagaGGAGGTAGCGGTTGATCACTGGAACGAGCTAAATGACGAGTACGCGTTCGTTTACGCAAACCCAGAAAGGGGTTCGAAGAAAGTACTCTTGAAGTGCCTTGTGATGAACGAAATATTGCTCGTTGATGCTTTGTCTGAAGGGTCTTCGGAGCCTGTCCACCTTGACATTAAGTAATTGGATTTAAATTTTTtgctctttatttatttatttttgaattgatGATTTCTTTTTTGCAAGTTCTCTATATAGAAGGAAGGAAACTTAGAAccatgtttgattttaaaaataggtTAACACTCAAAATGTTCCCTAAAGGGTCACTATTTAATGTGACAAATTTATCTAAGGTTTGTATCTTTAAGCTTCAGGACCAAATTGACTCTTGTGTGATACCATTTTGAGCTTAAACCCTTTAAAATATGGTTACAGTTTCCATTTcgttttttaattctattttcattttttctgatattgtagaaatataaaaataagaatttttccTAAATCAAACACGCATGCAGTTGGATTCTTGAACAGGGTTTTCCTGCATTGAAACTGGGGGTTATAGGGATTTTGgagcttttttattttatttttttaatgttgctTTCCTCCATAAATGTGCAGTGTTGGGGAATATGCAGGAGAGGATGGCGGTAGCAATTATTCTCAGCAGTTCAAGAATTTGGACAAGCTTGTAAAGATAATAGATGGGGATATCTTGTCTAAATTTGATGGTTCTGCCAATGCTAGCTCGTCAAATAAAAGGTAGATTCGAATGTTGTAAATTTGGTGTACTTTTCAACTCAATCTGTGAGCGCAAACCTTGTCACAGATTTGGAGCAAATGCTTTAACCTTTGTGAATTGGTTGTTACATGAACTCAAATTCTGATCTAGTTTCAGTTTTAAGTTTTCTTCATTTTACTGCTCAGGCATGTGGAGTGAACTAGTTTTACTGCGTGGAGGATTATGAGTGATCTATTCCTGTTTTCTAGTTTTGTATACATTATATTATTATGTGTCTAAGTAGTGTTGCTTTATTTGTTTATGTGCATGTGTTTTGTGGTTTCTCGCATTTGCCGGTCAAGTGGCTTATTTATTTCCATGGACAATTTTATCTATAAATGCTTTACACAAAATGACTAGATGAACTTTTAATTCTAGCAGAAACCTGTTCCTTAAAGTTTAATCTTTCTCCGATAAACTTCATATGTATATTCGTCTAATATTGGCAGATCAGAATTTTAAGAACTTCATTGTTGGCCCGAAAACTTAACCGGTATACTCACTTCTCTTAATAAGTGCACCAATATGATTAACTGAGAAACAGAAATGATTGCTTTTAAGAAAACTATTATGTGTCTCTTATTCTGTATTTAAATCAACTTACCTGTACATGTTTGTTTTGATTAGAAACAGCTAAATGAAGTATACTgttgaattgattaattatagCAATGCTGTTTAAAGAAAAACCTAAGTTTGCAGTTCCTAGATCAAATGTTTGGAAACTACTGTTGCAAGAGCATTCTTGGGTTTAGCTACTTTTGTGTGAGCAAAGCGTAGTTGTGTCGACCTGCTATGTTGCACTACTAGTATATGAAGCATTGGCACAAAAACTTTATGAATTGACAATTTGAGATCctcattaatttttttctttcctccATTGTTTACTTACAGGTCAGAAACAACTGAAAGACAAGAGATACATGAGACTGGTACTAGATTTGGTGATCCTGCCATTCCCCCAAATCATCCTGTTGGGTAAGATTCTATTGTTATTTTTGTCTTAATGGAGTTTGGTGAACTCAAAATTTGCTATTCTACCAATGGAGTTTGTTGAATCCAAAAAGTTTGCTATTCATACTTAGTCAAAGGATACCCTTATAGGTATCACATGCATGCCCTGATTATATTAGTCCTTTAAGATGAAAAGAAAATTTTCTTTGTTGTCCATTTTGTGTCTAATGTGAGTGTCTCTGGAAATTTGGTTACTTTTTAAACAGAATTGCCTTCCCTCCTGTTTCCATTGGGTCTGGTAGTGATCTTTTTCCGGGAACGGCTGCTGGAATGTATCCTTCAAGGTATAGTTTACCTGTATTACCTTTGTACTCAATTGTTAGCCCATGGTCTTAatcgttcttttcttttcatGAAACATTCATCATTGGCTTTAGAGGTGGTCACAACATTGGTGGGAGCATGCTTGTAGGTATGTAAGGCATGATCTAATAATAGTAAGCAACTGAGTGGGTATTCTATTGACCAGTATCATTAATGCTGAGTTCAACACATGGATTCAGGGCCTAATGATCCCCGTTTCTTCGGTGGTTTTGGTGGTATCGGCGGAGAACCAGGCTTTCCTGGAGGACAGCTGTAAGTCcattactttatttttttgcaCTTTAATCAATAACTATggcatatattaaagattatatcCAAATGTAAATATATTGAAATAGGGGTGTTCCTCCCAGTGCTCGATTTGATCCATATGGTCCTCCTGGTGTTCCTGGTTTTGAGCCTAACAGGTTTACAAGGTATGGTGGCGTACAtcatatttcatatatatatatatatatatatatatatatatatatatatatatatatatattaaagtaaaTGTCATTTATATCTTCTGAGTTCTTTTCTATTTTACCCTTCTCACTTTTTCACCTCCTTTTCATATATTAATCTTAGTCCAATCTGGATCAATGTTTTTTTGgttgtttcttttttgttttttgtttttggtggGGGGGGGGGTTGTTAATGATTAAGGTTAAAGAAAATATTACAAAAAGAATTTAAAC
Coding sequences within it:
- the LOC112801179 gene encoding probable proteasome inhibitor isoform X2 is translated as MVSDKTVLAVIRASRPTFRNQNDKIAFAVHSSFLASGYVLTATGSQALSDTALSNSSNEEVAVDHWNELNDEYAFVYANPERGSKKVLLKCLVMNEILLVDALSEGSSEPVHLDINVGEYAGEDGGSNYSQQFKNLDKLVKIIDGDILSKFDGSANASSSNKRSETTERQEIHETGTRFGDPAIPPNHPVGIAFPPVSIGSGSDLFPGTAAGMYPSRGGHNIGGSMLVGPNDPRFFGGFGGIGGEPGFPGGQLARFDPYGPPGVPGFEPNRFTRNPRRPGYDAHPDLQHFRRDPDSDYI
- the LOC112801179 gene encoding probable proteasome inhibitor isoform X1, coding for MVSDKTVLAVIRASRPTFRNQNDKIAFAVHSSFLASGYVLTATGSQALSDTALSNSSNEEVAVDHWNELNDEYAFVYANPERGSKKVLLKCLVMNEILLVDALSEGSSEPVHLDINVGEYAGEDGGSNYSQQFKNLDKLVKIIDGDILSKFDGSANASSSNKRSETTERQEIHETGTRFGDPAIPPNHPVGIAFPPVSIGSGSDLFPGTAAGMYPSRGGHNIGGSMLVGPNDPRFFGGFGGIGGEPGFPGGQLGVPPSARFDPYGPPGVPGFEPNRFTRNPRRPGYDAHPDLQHFRRDPDSDYI
- the LOC112801179 gene encoding probable proteasome inhibitor isoform X3 produces the protein MVSDKTVLAVIRASRPTFRNQNDKIAFAVHSSFLASGYVLTATGSQALSDTALSNSSNEEVAVDHWNELNDEYAFVYANPERGSKKVLLKCLVMNEILLVDALSEGSSEPVHLDINVGEYAGEDGGSNYSQQFKNLDKLVKIIDGDILSKFDGSANASSSNKRSETTERQEIHETGTRFGDPAIPPNHPVGIAFPPVSIGSGSDLFPGTAAGMYPSRGGHNIGGSMLVGPNDPRFFGGFGGIGGEPGFPGGQLNPRRPGYDAHPDLQHFRRDPDSDYI